From a region of the Phosphitispora fastidiosa genome:
- a CDS encoding antitoxin Xre/MbcA/ParS toxin-binding domain-containing protein translates to GGKPLNRIKTIDGLAHVLAYLDARRAPI, encoded by the coding sequence TGGGGGGCAAGCCGCTCAACCGCATCAAAACCATTGACGGTCTCGCCCATGTACTTGCCTATCTGGACGCCCGACGCGCTCCGATCTGA